From the genome of Phyllostomus discolor isolate MPI-MPIP mPhyDis1 chromosome 12, mPhyDis1.pri.v3, whole genome shotgun sequence, one region includes:
- the ZNF536 gene encoding LOW QUALITY PROTEIN: zinc finger protein 536 (The sequence of the model RefSeq protein was modified relative to this genomic sequence to represent the inferred CDS: deleted 1 base in 1 codon) produces the protein MEDASLCLGVSSGAADAEPRRSGPVLNGQYAMSQKLHQITAQLSHAFPERHPRPGPEDKPPAALDDKAHVPMSGQPMGSPMALLASPLGRDVDTSLNGRVDLQQFLNGQNLGIMSQMSDIEDDARKNRKYPCPLCGKRFRFNSILSLHMRTHTGEKPFKCPYCDHRAAQKGNLKIHLRTHKLGNLGKGRGRVREENRLLHELEERAILRDKQLRSGLPPPRPDLKPAPHAQPAPPAACHLAPPAAPGAPDAARPAPSPKPAGGAQDDAVAPAAGFRCTFCKGKFKKREELDRHIRILHKPYKCTLCDFAASQEEELISHVEKAHITAESAQGQGPGGGGEQAANEFRCEVCGQVFSQAWFLKGHMRKHKDSFEHCCQICGRRFKEPWFLKNHMKVHLNKLSVKNKAPGDAEGPAPLGGMSQETHANLYSRYLSCLQGGFLAPDKAGLSEPGQLYGKGDLPLKDKEALGKLLSPLASVAHGVPEGDKHSLLGCLSLVPPLKSSCIERLQAAAKAAEMDPVNSYQAWQLMARGVAVDHGFLSKERPLQRGQEEALAHVGVAFDKEKREYVFVGADGSKQKMPADLVHGAKAAGQRDLPAKLDPLEGGREFLPHGLSPALDYPLQGPGGLKEKPTECPDCGRVFRTYHQVVVHSRSPRARGDAAWADAPVGGGVSLRVRARGAGRPRAGRGPALITPEHVSSEPSIRREPDKT, from the exons ATGGAAGACGCCAGCCTGTGCCTGGGCGTGTCCTCGGGGGCGGCGGACGCGGAGCCCCGGCGGAGCGGCCCCGTCCTCAACGGCCAGTATGCCATGAGTCAGAAGCTGCACCAGATCACCGCGCAGCTCAGCCATGCCTTCCCCGAGCGGCACCCGCGGCCCGGCCCGGAGGACAAGCCGCCCGCGGCCCTGGACGACAAGGCCCACGTGCCCATGAGCGGCCAGCCCATGGGCAGCCCGATGGCGCTGCTGGCCAGCCCGCTGGGCCGCGACGTGGACACCAGCCTCAACGGGCGCGTGGACCTGCAGCAGTTCCTCAACGGGCAGAACCTGGGCATCATGTCGCAGATGAGCGACATCGAGGACGACGCGCGCAAGAACCGCAAGTACCCGTGCCCGCTGTGCGGCAAGCGCTTCCGCTTCAACAGCATCCTGTCTCTGCACATGCGCACGCACACCGGCGAGAAGCCCTTCAAGTGCCCCTACTGCGACCACCGCGCGGCGCAGAAGGGCAACCTCAAGATCCACCTGCGCACGCACAAGCTGGGCAACCTGGGCAAGGGGCGCGGGCGCGTGCGCGAGGAGAACCGCCTGCTGCACGAGCTGGAGGAGCGCGCCATCCTGCGCGACAAGCAGCTGCGGAGCGGCCTGCCGCCGCCGCGGCCGGACCTCAAGCCCGCGCCGCACGCGCAGCCCGCGCCGCCCGCCGCCTGCCACCTGGCGCCCCCTGCCGCGCCTGGCGCGCCCGACGCCGCCCGCCCCGCGCCCTCGCCCAAGCCGGCCGGCGGCGCGCAGGACGACGCGGTGGCCCCCGCCGCCGGCTTCCGCTGCACCTTCTGCAAGGGCAAGTTCAAGAAGCGCGAGGAGCTGGACCGCCACATCCGCATCCTGCACAAGCCCTACAAGTGCACGCTGTGCGACTTCGCCGCCTCGCAGGAGGAGGAGCTCATCAGCCACGTGGAGAAGGCGCACATCACGGCCGAGTCGGCGCAGGGCCAgggccccggcggcggcggcgagcaGGCAGCCAACGAGTTCCGCTGCGAGGTGTGCGGGCAGGTGTTCAGCCAGGCCTGGTTCCTCAAGGGCCACATGCGCAAGCACAAGGACTCGTTCGAGCACTGCTGCCAGATCTGCGGCCGGCGCTtcaaggagccctggttcctcAAGAACCACATGAAGGTGCACCTCAACAAGCTGTCCGTGAAGAACAAGGCCCCCGGCGACGCGGAGGGGCCGGCGCCGCTGGGCGGCATGTCCCAGGAGACGCACGCCAACCTGTACTCCCGGTACCTGTCCTGCCTGCAGGGCGGCTTCCTGGCCCCGGACAAGGCCGGCCTAAGCGAGCCCGGCCAGCTCTACGGCAAGGGGGACCTGCCCCTGAAGGACAAGGAGGCCCTGGGCAAGCTGCTGTCCCCGCTGGCCAGCGTGGCCCACGGCGTCCCCGAGGGCGACAAGCACTCCCTCCTGGGCTGCCTGAGCCTGGTGCCGCCGCTCAAGTCCAGCTGCATCGAGCGCTTGCAGGCGGCGGCCAAGGCGGCGGAGATGGACCCGGTGAACAGCTACCAAGCCTGGCAGCTCATGGCCAGGGGTGTGGCTGTGGACCACGGCTTCCTGTCGAAGGAGCGGCCGCTGCAGCGCGGCCAGGAGGAGGCGCTGGCCCACGTGGGGGTCGCGTTCGACAAGGAGAAGCGTGAGTACGTGTTCGTGGGGGCGGACGGCTCCAAGCAGAAGATGCCGGCGGATCTGGTCCACGGCGCGAAGGCGGCC GGCCAGAGAGACCTGCCGGCGAAGCTGGACCCCCTGGAGGGCGGCCGGGAGTTCCTGCCGCATGGGCTGAGCCCGGCGCTCGACTACCCCCTGCAGGGCCCCGGCGGCCTGAAGGAGAAGCCCACCGAGTGCCCGGACTGCGGCCGCGTCTTCCGCACCTACCACCAGGTGGTCGTGCACTCCCGC